TATTTTAGGGAAATACAGGAAATCATGAACTCAATTCAGGCTGCCCAGTTCATTGGGCTGTCCAAGTGCCCTGCCAAAGGAATTCCTCCAAATAGCTAATTATATCCCTCACATCCAATCATTAATGCCAGACTCTGGGATCTATCCTGAGGACACTACAATGGATAAATCACAATCCTATACATTCCATAGGAACCTTTTTAAAAGAGAACTACAGTCACAATCATCACAAACCCAGAAACCCAATGTCACTGCAAAAACACAACCATACCACCCTAAACATAGGTTATTTTAATCAGAGCAAATGGAGTGTCCCTAACCTCCATTCTTGGCTTTCCTCTTACCTCCCTTGTCTAATACAATGCTAGTTTGATTATTGTTGGGAGTAAAGTTTCAGTGAATGTTTATGTGAAACTATTcggggagacatgaacaaacatcTGTTTACCCAGATAAGGAACCATGACAGATTAAAGTGCAGCTACAATCacagtccaacttggtgaaccattgagttttattggggttacaaTAATATGAGTGAGAGGGTACTGATGGGAGCAGAAATGACTTAAAGATAGCTGTATCATCCCCAGCCCTGTGTAAGACCACTCACAGCACTGTATGAGACCACTTCTTGCTCTCTGACTTCACTCTTTGGGGCCTTTACTAAATCTCATGGCAGGCCCACGTTTTGTTCTTCTTATAGACCCTTCAGACCCCTATTCTCCTAGTCCATGTCCATTTTTATGCCAGCTTCCAATATCTAGAAATATATTCTACCTGGATCCTCCAGGGACCACCCCTGGCAAGGGACTCAGAATACTCCCTACCAGGAAAAACCATAGTCACACAATTTCCTCACATCTAGAGAGGGTGACAGAAACCAAGAACAGAGCTCTCAATCCAACAAAGACCAGATATCAACACCTACAGTCACAATCATCACAAACCCAGAAACCCAATGTCACTGCAAAAATACAACCATACCACCCTAAACAATATGTCTCATCAGAACCCAGCAATTCTTCTACAGTAGGCCCTGAAAAGCTATTAATACAGCAGAGGCACAAAACAAGCACTTCAAATAGCTATTATGAATATGCTcaaggacctcaaagaggatatgaataaataaatcccttaatgAAGTCTGTGAAAGcatacacagtggaaggaaatgaaagaaacagttcaaatACTGAAATAAATAGAATCTCTAAAGAAAACCTAAATTGAGGTAAAACTGGGGATGAAAATTTTAGGAAGTGAAAATCTCAGAGGTAAATCTCACCAACAGAGTACACAAACCCAGAAACCCAGTGAATCCAGAATCACAATGGctgccctttcttttttctcaattcTCTAACTTCTATTGGGATGTTTATTTCCCCGTGTGGTGGAAAAGACCAGATTTGTTAAAAATGTTTCTCAAGTGGTTGAGGGTAAGTGAGAGTGAACACAAGGAGACACGAGACACCTAGAGGCAACCAACCAGGGAGACCCTCAGAGGCTACGGAGGCACAGCCCTAAAGCAGGGGTTCTGAGGAGGCTTGGAATCCCTATAGCATGGAATCCCTAAGGTTACACTCATGAGGTAAAGCCGTCTGTCTGCAGGCCCAGGGGCTTAGTCTCAACTGATCGGTGGGTCAGCCATCAGCCTCTGCGTCCCCTGCCCGGCTCTGCTCAAAGAAACCCCAGAGCCGGCTTTCTCCCTGTCCTTAACCCCATTTAGCTTCCCTAAAAATATCTAGTTTCTGTGAACTTGCCTAGAGGTCAAGTGGAGGAGGTCATCACCATCTTAGTCTCCATACGTAGGTCTCCCAAAGGTAGGGTGGGCACTTGCAGAGTGGCCTTGAGACGGGTTgcaggggtgggtgtggggtCCAAGGTCCTCGGGCCCTACTCACTCTGTCCGGCGCTGCAGCGCCCTCTGGAGCTGGCCACTGGTCCAGCAGCACTGGGAGCtggacaaggtgtgtgtgtgtggggggggttgtttctGAGGTTTGATCCGAGGGGCCACTGGGGGCTGGTTGAGACTGAGATACAGTCTCCCCCTTCAACCTTCACTTCACCCCTCAGCTATTCTCTGCCATggcttaaaaaaaatctggagagATGAAAGGCCAATAGAAACTTAGAGCACTCTTCCTGCCCATCTACCCCGAATTGAGATAGTTTGAGGCTCAGGAAACATAGGGCCaattacccccccccaaaaaaaaaacaaaggttggaagggaagaaaaacatctggggaaagagacagaagagCTAGATTCTGCAGGTGGAGGCAGGCCGTGGATTGGAGGTGATGCACTGTGGATGCGATTTTAATTCagtagagagaagagggaaggaaatggagagagaagggaggggaagaagaagagtaGCTGTCGTTGAGCCAAGAATTTAGGGAAGGGAATAAAAAGAATGGGTTGATCTCAGCGTAGCAGAGTTAAAGATGAtactacacagacagacagatgggagcTCATGGTGCAGTGGAATTAGCCCAGAAACTTGAGAGAAACTAGGTTCTCAGAGATAGAAATAGGGCAGAATCAATACCTTTGGGAAGAGTGGGATTGCTTAGGCAAACAAAATCTAACCAAACAAAAGTGAAAAGCAGGAAGTGGACCCCTTGTGGGGAAACAAGTGGTGACAAGAAAGAGGTGCAGAGTCGGGGGTGTGGACtcaagcatttttgttttttcagtatgAAATAAGGAGGTATTGAAATCCCCAGTCCCAGTCGATTATTATGGGAGCTTGACTTTTCAGATCTTGGTGACTAGCTCTCGTTCTTTGGGATGGAGGAAAGAAACTAggggacagaacccaggacaAGCCACCTGAGTGTGAAGTTCTACTCTGAGGGTGAAGCATCACTGCTTGCATGCAATCTGAATCTccagccagtggttctcaattctGGAGGGCATGCTAAAAAAACTGGTTGTTAGACTCAAACATCAAATTTTGAGAAGCACAGTGTGGTACAGCACACAAGGAAAGATAGAATTTTGCCAGCTCAGTCTTACCCAGACCCATTCAGTGGGATCACCCAAAGAGGGACAGAAGGGACCTCTAGGTCTGGGGCAGGGCTCCTACTGCACTTGGTAGAAACAGGAAACAGTGGTTTCCTTGTAGGAGTGTTGGGAAGGGAGAGGCTTTGTCCCAAACTATGGCCCCTATACCTCCCCATGAAAGCATATCATTTCTCTACAAGAGACAAATGCTTCCACTGTGGTTTAAAATGCCAAGAGCCTTGAGAAAGCAATATCCTTCAGGCTACAGAGTGCTATGTAAGGGTTCTCCAGAACCAAAAGGGGCAGGCACCCAGAATAGTGAGACATACCGTAAATGGGGAAACACAATAGGCTCCTTCGATAGGCCAGCCTATTTTACAGCTTTCCCAGAGAGAACACTGGTACCTTTTATTTAAAGGGGCTAATGTGAGGGTCTGGAAAGGTGGCACCAtctttaagagcatttgttgctctgaCAGAGGACAcgattccattcccagaacccacatggtggttcacaaccatccacagtaacagttccaggagatccattGCCCACGTCTGACCTCCGAGGGCATCAGACACTCATGGTGCACATAGGTAcgttcaggcaaaacactcatcacATAAAACTTTACAAATGTAAGGGGATAGTGTGGTCATGAGGCACAAGAGTAGAGAAGGCGAAAGGCTGAAGCTGTGGAAAGTTTCCTGTGGGGGGAAAAACCAGACCTATTCACTCATTTAATGGCTGttgcttgttttattatttgtccAAAGGAGATGGTACTGGACTGAGGTAGAACGATGATACATCAGAAATAAGCCAAAGGACTGTCCTTTTGCACAAAGCCCTAACACTCCATACTGCCTTTCAGCCGGTGCTGGAACTGCACCTACACTCTGGGGGCTCCACTTTCTATGCCCGAAATGACTAAGATAGAGAAAAGGCTGGAGGTTAAATGTGGTTATCAAAGGCATAATGTGACTAGACAGAAGGTGATTTCCACACCAGCGTTCCCTAAGAACAAAGTACAGTGTAAGCCGACCCCAGTCATTACAGACCCGGCTCTGTCCTCATCTCTTGATGCCATCTAGTATTTTAgtccttaaaatatttcttgaatcTTGCCTTGTAATTCTTTACACAGGTATCTATACAACAACCATGAGTCAGGCAGaaataaattccttttctttttttttttcctttttcttttctttctttctttcttcttttttttttttttaagacaggatctcattacaAAGCCTTGGCTGACCCAGAgcttagagatccatctgcttctgcttcctaagcaatgggattacaggtatgagccaccacaatgagctttccccctttctttgaCTCCATTATGGAGATTCCATGGGCAGAAATGAGTCCACTTAATGCATATGCAAATGAGTGCATTGTCAATGTCTACCTTTCTGCAAAGTAAATTCTGGTTTCCATCAGATTCTCAGTGGATCTGTAGTCCAGAACACATTTGGTTACAGAGGCCCTGTGCAGAACCGAtttatcttaaatatatatatatattcaagtgGGAGgtttttctcattctcttaacACTGACTCTAAACTGATCTTGTTCTTGGGGCTTAGGGTAAGGCCTGCTCATAAGCATTTTTTGCTTGATCCATGAGAACATAAGCCAGAGAAAATGCCTTCCAGCTCAAGAAGGAAGGTTATTCTCAGCAGCAGGAGGGAGTAGGGGCCAGGATGTTCAAGTAAATAAAATGCCCAGTCAGCAAAATGACTCTTTCAATTCCTCTTGAGCCCAGAGCCCAAGAGCTCTGTCTAATTCACCCAATTCTTCCTGAGCATAGCCCTCATTAACTAGATTACTGCAAATCACTTTCTCCTGCTTCTCTGGTTAATTCCAACTGTGTTCAAGAAATGAatatgggaaaaaacaaaaaaacaaaacaaaacaaaaaaccagcatgtaatccatgaaaagaaaaatacctaCTTTTATGTTCTTTGCTCTTTTTCCTGCCTGATTCTAAACTTCTCTTCTATAGAAGTTGTACATTGTAAGATTGGTAAGACAGTAAGATGAATGCAAAATGGTAAGATGAAAATAGTGGTCAACTCACGAACCAACAGACGTGAGGACATTGGCAGGCGCCCTAGTGCATGTAGCTAACCTTAGAGTCAAGGGTCTCAGTGTGAAGCCATGCCCAGAACAGGAGGAATACTCTTAGGAAGCCCATTGCCTAGATGTCAAGCTAAGCTATAGCCTTTTCCCCTAAAGTTCCTTTTCCTGGGAGAATGAGATGCTCAAGCACAGTTCTTCCCTTTAATGAAGCTATGAAAGTTAAACAAGAATGGTGGGAATAACTTCTAGTGTTGCGGTTCCTGTCCTAATTTTCTAGCATCacttaaaacaagacaaaactgtaCTCAGCACAAACCACCGTCACCTCTTGACAACAGAAGACActgtgtctttttctgtctcagcagaaaaaaaataattttcattccaGAGATTTAGACCTAGATACACAAATCCACAACTGTCTACATCCTGGGAATACTAGGGAAAACTTTGTACACAACCATCATTGCACCATTCCACCCCAACTCTCTTTACCACTCAGAATACctttaaacaaaaccaaagactCATACCATCCCCACTAGtcttatccctagaacacaattCCTAGAAAACCTAGCTTGTACAGTTTGCACTGAGCATGCTCTCTTCAAAGAccctgcacacatatacacacagacaccaaaaaacacaaagagaaggcTCTGTTCAATGGCACAGTTTTTCTTCAGTGTGGGCCTGGATTACTTGGGGTGTAAGGTCCATCCTTTAACTTTATAACCTGATCTctcagccgtgtgtgtgtgtgtgtgtgtgtgtgtgtgtgtgtgtgtgtgtgtgtgtagaatgagGGGTATAGGAATAGGGAGTGAAATgtcacttttatttttcagagGTAGGGGTGAGAGGCACGTAATGATGGGGGAAGGATGGCAAACCCACTCAACAATGTCTGGTCCCCTTGCTTTCACAGATAAAAATGGGGACTCTGAGTGCCAGATCACTTTCTTGTCCCCTCATTGCCTTTTAAGCCAGTGCACATACAAGTATGTTTCCCAGAGTCACTAGTTCTGTTGGGATATGAAATAGATACTGAAGCCAAATCGATTTAGGAAACATGGCATTAATACACACTAAGCAACTGACTACAGCAGTTCTCAGAGCCCTTGATATATGGACATGGCCCCTTACACTTTCCCTCTCTGGAGAGAGGGAAACATTTACACAAAGGTGATGTGTAAATGTTTTGGAGCTGATAGGACATAGATTCCAACCACTGAGAACGGACCTCACCCATCACTCCTGGTTCCACTGTACCTTTGACAGTGGGTTCAAGTTGAGTCATCACACACATACTTTGCACTGTTTCCCAAAATTTTGCCCAAACAACTCCATTTTCATATGAACCAGTGAGAAATGCTCCAGTCATCAGGGCACAGGAGAGGGCGACTCTGGCAGTGGCTGCTGGTAGCACCGGCTGAGAGATTTGACCATAGCTCCAGAAGAGACAGATTTCAAAAGACAGATGTCCCTCTGTCCCAGCTGCTCCCAGGACTCTGTCCCTGGTGGGTCAGCAGGTGCCTGTCCAGGTGGTGTTTACGGCCAAAGCTCTTCTCACAGCGAGGGCAATGGAAGGGCTTCTCCCCAGTATGGGTCAGCCAGTGTCTCACGAGGTGGTGCCTTCGGCCAAAGCTCTTCCCACACTCTGTGCACACGTGGCTCTTTGGCACTGGTAGGGCATGTTGCTGTTTCTGAGCCCCAGGACTCTCTCCGATGTCTTGGCCCTTATAGGACTTGCTTTCCGAGTGCACTCTCTGGTGGCTGGCCAGATGGGAGTTGCATCGGAAATTCTTGCCACACTCAGAACACCTGCTTGGCTTGTCATGTAGATGGGTTTTCTGGTGCCTGATCAGGTGGTGCCTTCGCCCAAAGCTTTTCTCACACTTGAGGCAGCTGTAGGGCCTCTCCCCAGTGTGTGTTTGCTGATGCCTGGCAAGGTGGGAGCCCCACACAAACTGTTTCCCGCACTGAGGGCACGTATGGGGTTTTAAGAGAGAATCCATCTGCGTGCTACATAGAAGGCTCGAGAAACTGTCTTCCTGAAGAAAGGGTGGGCTTAGGTGCATTCCTCTGGAGCCCCTGGGCATGGACTCCCAGCTCTGATCCTGCCCTGGATTCCAGGGAACAGTATCTTCAGACACACTGGATAACATTCTGGGAGGTTCTGCCTCTAGCTCGGGAGTCTCACCCTTATGTTCACTTCCATCTCCTATAGGAAAGGAAGAATACAGCTTTTAAAAGGAGAGTCCTAAAGTGGTAACCCAGCATCCAAGTCCCAGGTAACGTTGTATGGTGCCAGACGCTAGCCCAGAGGGGGAACATGTGTGAAATCACAAGACAGTGAAATAGCTGCAGGGTTGTTCAAAAGCCTCGGCTTGATGGGCAAGGGAACCAAGTTCTCATCCTTACCTTTCTAAGTCTCCATTTCTTCCATAAAACAGGACACTtagacagctctctctctctctctctctctctctctctcctccctctcctccctcactctttcttctc
This DNA window, taken from Cricetulus griseus strain 17A/GY chromosome 2, alternate assembly CriGri-PICRH-1.0, whole genome shotgun sequence, encodes the following:
- the Znf641 gene encoding zinc finger protein 641 isoform X2, which encodes MLSEQTAALGVGWGPTNVQLDGAESQMERGNQEEGPWRTAPGPLEHLHCDLEEPLALQEKAQSAPWVPAGPQEGTTGDWEMAAALLAAGSQGLVTIKDVSLCFSQEEWRSLDPSQTDFYGEYVMQENCGIVVSLRFPIPKLDMLSQLEGGEEQWVPDHQDLEGRDILKVTYTGDGSEHKGETPELEAEPPRMLSSVSEDTVPWNPGQDQSWESMPRGSRGMHLSPPFLQEDSFSSLLCSTQMDSLLKPHTCPQCGKQFVWGSHLARHQQTHTGERPYSCLKCEKSFGRRHHLIRHQKTHLHDKPSRCSECGKNFRCNSHLASHQRVHSESKSYKGQDIGESPGAQKQQHALPVPKSHVCTECGKSFGRRHHLVRHWLTHTGEKPFHCPRCEKSFGRKHHLDRHLLTHQGQSPGSSWDRGTSVF
- the Znf641 gene encoding zinc finger protein 641 isoform X1 codes for the protein MLSEQTAALGVGWGPTNVQLDGAESQMERGNQEEGPWRTAPGPLEHLHCDLEEPLALQEKAQSAPWVPAGPQEGTTGDWEMAAALLAAGSQEEWRSLDPSQTDFYGEYVMQENCGIVVSLRFPIPKLDMLSQLEGGEEQWVPDHQDLEGRDILKVTYTGDGSEHKGETPELEAEPPRMLSSVSEDTVPWNPGQDQSWESMPRGSRGMHLSPPFLQEDSFSSLLCSTQMDSLLKPHTCPQCGKQFVWGSHLARHQQTHTGERPYSCLKCEKSFGRRHHLIRHQKTHLHDKPSRCSECGKNFRCNSHLASHQRVHSESKSYKGQDIGESPGAQKQQHALPVPKSHVCTECGKSFGRRHHLVRHWLTHTGEKPFHCPRCEKSFGRKHHLDRHLLTHQGQSPGSSWDRGTSVF